The DNA sequence TTAATTAGTTGAAACTACCTTTGGATTTCCCCTAAGAGTCCATGTTTCCCGTAGTACCTTTACAGAGAAGAGGGTGAATACGTGTCCCTGGACTCATTAACCCAGGGTTTAGTAGGAAGTTCATGACTTGCACTGTGGTCTGTGAATCCCTACCTAGATTTTTCAATAAATTTGGCTAAAAGCTCTTTGCTgtaatgttttgtgtattttccATCTTGATCTATGCTGCTGTAATGTGGAAATGCATGAGAAAACTAATCCTATGGATTCAGTATGAGGGCCAACATAGTGAATCAAATCTATATCTTGTATTGATTTGATAGTGATATTTTATTTGGTGTGTGATTCTTTTACGAACAACAGATGAATATGTTTGCCTATCAGCAATTGGGCATATCTGTATGGGAATATGCAATTCAGGCGAAAAGGTTGTTGAATGACGTGTATTGTAAGGCGATAgaaggaataaaaacaaaaatgctttcaaCGTGTCTGTGTCGTTTTATTgagtatttttacataaaactATTTTGTGAGATTCTTTTTCATTACATCCGTCAAACACATtggtgtatacagtatgtatatagtATACAGGGGTCGAAGTATAAGGCTATTGTTcttcatatgaaaaatattattttcactgaGCGATTTATTTCATCggtgactgaaataaaaacttaaattcGCTTCGCATTTGTGATGAAGAAATCCCGAGCCCATTGGCTGCCCGGTTGCCCGTTTTGCGATGGTTGTCTCCAGTTGGTACCCGTAGTTTTGCGCAGCTCCTTCAAGATGTCAAGAATTTGTGGTAATTACATCTATGTAATATCTTTGGCCATAACAGCATTTTTTCCAGGTTTGTTCCCACCCTCATCTGATTGACACGACGCTAGTTGGCACGCAAAATTTGCTGTTTAATGTTTAGCTACAGATCCTGAATCTGAATTTAATCCGGTTCAGCCTTGGTAGCTAGCTCGCTAACTCAATGGCTGGAACGTTATTTGAAAACGTTATCTCTAGCGATGCGTGTTTCACTAGGCATTCTTATTTGTATTCGTTTGCACTTCGCCAGTCGATTCATTTTTCTTCAGTGTTTGGTTATGCTATTATTGATATCCAACGAGATCCACTGAGCAATCGTATgttagttagcttgctagttaaaTCTGTAAGCGTCAGATCACTTACTAGCTAAATAGGTAGCTACCGCTACTAACACTAGTAATACTAACAGTAATAGTTAATGTTATCTGTttaaacaattcacacaaaactACGCGAGTGTGTTGCTGGTTGTAACGTTAATATTTATGTTGGAGACGATTAAGGTAACATTGAATATGTTGATTACCTGTGCCTTACCCTGTAGATGGTACCGTTGCACTAGAGGTGGGATACGTGCTTAACACATGCatgcttgttttgtttctaaATGTTTGCTGGTTACCTTTGTGCACACACCTCATCAAATGGTTTGTACATTCAAtcgaattgaattgaatgtaaatgtaataacttattCTTCATACTTCAGGACTATAAATTATCTGCCAAATATGAAATGCGTTACTAACGTTAAGACTTTGTTGCCTGTTTCCAGTTAGGACACCTGTCACAAAGGTCTTCACGTGAACATGGTAATACTCGCTGCGTCCCACCAACTGGCCATCCGTGACAAATCGAGGAGAACCAATGCCTAGAATCAACAAGTCTGTGGTCTTGGCCCTTCTTATTGCAACTAGCTCTGTGTTTCTCCTGTTTCAGTTGTATTACTACAGACAGTATGTGTCAAAGGTGAGCTATCTTCATGAGGGTTTCACTAAGGTATGAATGGTGATGGATGCTGGTGTGTTTATCAGTATAATTTCTCAAATGCCGTGCTGTCAAGGGCCCAGTTAGATTAATACTGACTCAGAGCCACAGTGCCTAGTTAGAATAATATTGCTAATCCAGCCTGTTTATGTACTGTCACTCATTCAATAAAGATTGCACTGTTGTACCATAATAGtttgattttttcccctgacACTTTAGCATGGAACTCGATCCAGTGGTAAAGCTGTTCAGATGGGTGGTGATGCACAGTGGGTAAGTAGAAAATAACTATCAAAGATGccctgtttaaaataaaaaaatttaaaaaataagcataaTCCTGAGTCTTTAGAAGCCTGAAATGAAAAGACATCCCTGAGCTACACTATCTGTGAATGCTTTCATTCCCTTATAAAgtgagtttatttattcatatttttgtgtgtggtggtgtccCTTTCTGGGGATTCCATGCAGCAGGTGGTAAAGAAGTTTCTGGGACTGGTGGCCAGATATAATCTGCCTGTGTTCCTGATTGACACGGCTACCCTGAGTCTGCTACTTCAGGAATCCCCTCAACCAAGGGACGGCCAAGCTGAAGGTCCTCCTTGCAGCTCCTTCTGCACCCACAGGGACTTCACTACCTTTGCTTTGCTTGCCAAGCTCTGGAAATATGATGTAAGGAGCCGGGCTTCTATATTTCTTCACAAATCACactagttttttaaattaatttattattttttttaaaccctttgataaatttgtatttattttgaatttaaaccTAGTATCCCTAACAGTGTAAATCTGCGAATATGACAGTGGTCTGCATCtccattgaaaatgtattcagtaaTCCATGTTTAGATTTTAATATTGGACGTATCACAGTAACAGAATTCCCTTTTTATTAAGATAGAAAGGTTTCTTAGTCATTCAAAGTACATATTGTAATTTAGGGTTTCTTATTTGGCGTTTTTGGTCACATAATGCgatgattacatttttcatgtcaCACATGAAACTCTTGCTGTGAGGGAAACCCATAAAGCTATAGTGACCGCAGCTGCACGCTGCTTATTGTTATTTAATGTTATTGAGTCCCGGTGAACAGCCTTTCTGTGGTGCCCACGTGTGTGAATGTACAGGCAAGCCTGGCCCAGGCAGCTGCAGAGCGTGGTCTGGAGTTCCTGGAGGTGCGGGGGAAGGACCCCCGCCTGGTGGGCCTGGATGACCTTTCTGGCACGGAGATCCCACTCCACTTCCTCTTCCGCCGCAACGGCCACGCGGTCCACCTGGTGGTTTTCTACGAGCGCAGCGGGAATTACCTGTGGCATGGCCCGCTGCGATTGAAGCCCAACATGGACAGGAAGTTTGTGTCCTTTCGGAAGCTGGACTTTGGCCGTCAGGCTGGGGCCTATGACAGGTGATCAGACAGTGGGCCTCTGTTTAAGAGTGCAGTTCCTCTAATTGAATCTTACTTCTAGATTATGAaggactgggggagggggagaaacaaCAATTAGAGTAGATTAACAGTGAGCCTGTACAACTGTGTTTTTTGTCTGTTGCCAGACCAGAGCTAGTTCCGTCCTTGGTGGATGGGCTGGACGTGCGGATCCCAAAGAACATCTCACGCTTCCTTAATGAGCGCGCCCAGGCCCGCTTTCTGGAGTGCAGATACAAGGATGCACGTGCCTTCTATCAGGTCTCTATGCTcacttatttacattttaatacctCATATCCATGGAACTAAGATTAATATAAAGCTTTCTGGTTTTAAACCACTATCTACTTGCACTCTGTAACCAAGCTTAGTTTCTGGATAATTCTCAGAGTCTGTCTATGCCTAATGCCACATTTCATGTCGCTGGCTTATCTTCCCACCCACCCCTCACCGGCAGGTGTACCCTGATGATACGTCCCCGGAGGCCATGGACTTCAGGATGAAGGCGAAGAGTCTGCTGCATCTGGCTGCCCGAACGCTCAGTGACCTGGGAGTGCCGTTCTGGCTGAGCAGTGGCACCTGCCTCGGTGAGATGGTTTTTCTTTCAGGCATTGAGTTGTATGAGGATTCTGTCAAAAAGCTCCATCAGCAGCGTGATTTGTGACGCAGTCTGTGGGACAGCCGACTCTCAATCCATATGTGAAACTCCCATGCGGGAAGGAGGGGATTTGATGTTCTTTCCGGTGTACCTCGTTTAGTGAGCGGACATCATTAAAGATATGACAAGGTGTCGAATGTGTGTCCTAGGTGTCATACACTCGTGTTTCATATTGCAGTGCATTCAGATGATTTCATCTGAGGGCAATATATGGCGGAAGTGTTTGGGTTTGTTGATATCTTGTCTTAACTTATTGCTCCCTCTTGCTCCCCAGGCTGGTTTAGGCAGTGTAATGTCATTCCCTACAGCAAAGATGTTGACCTGGGCATCCGGATTAAAGACTATCAACCTGACATTATCCAGGCTTTTCAGAAGTCTGGCCTACCCCTCAAGCACAAATTTGGAAAAGTATGTCCAGACTTCAAAAACAGTCATGTGAAATACGTTTTCTGCCTTTTTACATGtcatgttgttattattatgtgtttttAGATTTAAATGGTGGACTTAAACATTTAAGGACATTTTGTGGTCCTTACTGTAACCTTGTCCACAGTAACCAAAAAAGTTCCACTCTCAATGCTGCATATACATGGTGTGCCCCACAAACCTGTAAGTTTGCCATTTGTATAACCATCAATAGTCAAAATAATAAGGAAGATAGTTTCACATGTCTTCTGATGTAGACTAGCATTAAAAAGCAAGTAGCATTTGTAATGACTTGCCTGAAATGGATGCAAAGCTTCAGGAAAATGCATTCTGTCTTCTTTTTGTAGTGCTGACCTTATGTTCAGTATATGTCCGTgattttcctgtgttttgttgtCCTGGCAGTACTAATCTGGGGGTCCTGTCTGATTGACTACAGGTAGAGGACAGTCTTGAGCTCTCTTTTCAGGGTTTGGATGTGAAATTGGACATATTCTTCTTCTACGAAGAGGACGACGTTGTGTGGAATGGTGGCACACAGGCCAAGAGTGGCAAGAAGTTCAAGTATGTTGACCATTTTGGTGCCCCTGCATACGCAGTCATACTTTCTTATTCGTGTTGCTGTTTTGTTTAGATCACCTTTAGACTTTTTGCACAACAGAGATCTACACATATTGAGtgcttgcctttttttgtttgtttttttaaacacagcctATCAGCAGTTTATCATTTTAGTggttagccaatcagaagtgcaCAGatgcttttgtgtttataaatgaCATACTTTGCATCAAAGGAAAGGTGTTGTTTTCCTGTTTATACATTTGCAGATAATAAGTGTCTTCATCTTATGACTTAATGAGCACTAATAAGAACAGTGATTCCTCAttcttttcatttgaaaggTCTATGGTGGTTTCTTGATTCACAAGCATCATATTGCTCTTGACATTCCAATTGTTAGTGTTATAATAACTCTTCCTTTTATCTCACTTTTCCTGCCTATTATCCTAATTTTCACACCATAACCACTCAGATTGACCCAATCACAGTTTATATACAAATACAGTCACATCCTAGCTATGTTCTGATCATCATTTCAGACTAGTTCTCATAACGAGGGTGCAGGACCTTATAACTGACCCCAACCCTTCCTTTATGGCAGATATGTGTTCCCAAGGTTCGCCCTGTGCTGGACAGAGCTGCTGGATCTTAAAGTGCGAGTCCCTTGTGAGACATTGGACTACGTGGAGGCAAATTACGGTCAGAACTGGAACATCCCAGTGAAAACCTGGGACTGGAAGACGTCGCCCTCTAACGTGAAGGAGAACGGGGTGTGGCCCGTCAGGGAGTGGGATGAGGTCATACAGGTTTATTGATGTGCAGGGGAGTACAGTACACCGGATGCAATGTGAAGGAGACTCAGCTGAGTGGCATTCCTGGGGCACTATGTCCCCAACGCCAGATCCAGGGTTTGGCTTCCACAACTCAGATTTCACCGTGTCCATGGCATGGTCAGCCTGTCTCCAAATCTGTGCTAAGAGTAGGCCCTGTCCTGACCAATCAGCTGAAAAtttgtgctctgtctctcttgtgGCTCTTGCAAAAATGTCAACCCTACTGGAGACTTTCTGTCAATGAAACTCCATTGTCAATCTGTGAATCATAAGTATGGAAAGTACTGCTGAATGATCTGTAATTTATGTGGATACACGTGCAATGATAAAGAGAAACataat is a window from the Anguilla rostrata isolate EN2019 chromosome 14, ASM1855537v3, whole genome shotgun sequence genome containing:
- the fktn gene encoding fukutin isoform X1 — its product is MPRINKSVVLALLIATSSVFLLFQLYYYRQYVSKHGTRSSGKAVQMGGDAQWQVVKKFLGLVARYNLPVFLIDTATLSLLLQESPQPRDGQAEGPPCSSFCTHRDFTTFALLAKLWKYDASLAQAAAERGLEFLEVRGKDPRLVGLDDLSGTEIPLHFLFRRNGHAVHLVVFYERSGNYLWHGPLRLKPNMDRKFVSFRKLDFGRQAGAYDRPELVPSLVDGLDVRIPKNISRFLNERAQARFLECRYKDARAFYQVYPDDTSPEAMDFRMKAKSLLHLAARTLSDLGVPFWLSSGTCLGWFRQCNVIPYSKDVDLGIRIKDYQPDIIQAFQKSGLPLKHKFGKVEDSLELSFQGLDVKLDIFFFYEEDDVVWNGGTQAKSGKKFKYVFPRFALCWTELLDLKVRVPCETLDYVEANYGQNWNIPVKTWDWKTSPSNVKENGVWPVREWDEVIQVY
- the fktn gene encoding fukutin isoform X2, whose translation is MPRINKSVVLALLIATSSVFLLFQLYYYRQYVSKHGTRSSGKAVQMGGDAQWVVKKFLGLVARYNLPVFLIDTATLSLLLQESPQPRDGQAEGPPCSSFCTHRDFTTFALLAKLWKYDASLAQAAAERGLEFLEVRGKDPRLVGLDDLSGTEIPLHFLFRRNGHAVHLVVFYERSGNYLWHGPLRLKPNMDRKFVSFRKLDFGRQAGAYDRPELVPSLVDGLDVRIPKNISRFLNERAQARFLECRYKDARAFYQVYPDDTSPEAMDFRMKAKSLLHLAARTLSDLGVPFWLSSGTCLGWFRQCNVIPYSKDVDLGIRIKDYQPDIIQAFQKSGLPLKHKFGKVEDSLELSFQGLDVKLDIFFFYEEDDVVWNGGTQAKSGKKFKYVFPRFALCWTELLDLKVRVPCETLDYVEANYGQNWNIPVKTWDWKTSPSNVKENGVWPVREWDEVIQVY